One segment of Sphingobacteriales bacterium DNA contains the following:
- a CDS encoding TonB-dependent receptor, producing MKYIFSLRLLLAVLGYLLWIQESQAQIILQGSVKEIDEQQQESSVIGAFLYWQGTAKGAVSDENGNFEIERVPHRDSLIVSFIGYQSDTLYIPPQHSERIDILLAEANSSLDEVQIRARRGSTFISTLKSIKAEEITTDELAKAACCNLSESFETNASVDVNYTDAITGAKEIRMLGLDGSYVQMLSENMPSLRGLASTYGLEYVPGPWMESIQISKGVGSVVNGYESITGQINVEYKKPHEAEKLLVNVYAGDAGRYEASLNFRHKLPLKGFESLWLLHGNILNAHHDRNGDTFLDMPLRQQAQIYHRTHFRFKKQEGQFGIKYLQETRKGGQVAFHEHDSHLGGENPYYGFQNQVERGEIYLKTGRIFEKPATSLGLQLQGIYHDQNAFFGKTDYDAVQKSFYGNLIYQTILGTSDHVFKTGASFINDHYQEQVADSLFSRREQVPGVFAEYNYIREHKFSFLAGLRLDHHNLYGFFVTPRLHAKYNFSELSSLRASVGRGFRRANLFAENSFLFLSSRPFALRNGEALKPEIAWNYGINFTQVFRFAEREGTFTADAYHTNFLQQSIVDAFSDPNRILIYNLEGKSYSNYLQAQIDAELLRRLDVRLAGKMEEVRITYGTLSDIQLPLVPRFSALLNISYKMPLRNWHFNATAQYTGKQNLAVAAADGKVPQSKDFVTFNAQINYHIKSWEIYVGGENLGDFHQANPIRGYEQPFEAGFDASNVWGPIYGRMLYVGMRWGIGIKPDEH from the coding sequence ATGAAGTATATTTTTTCACTGCGGCTTTTGTTGGCAGTGTTGGGTTATTTGCTATGGATACAGGAAAGTCAGGCACAAATTATATTGCAGGGTTCGGTAAAAGAAATCGACGAACAGCAACAGGAAAGCTCCGTTATCGGTGCGTTTTTATATTGGCAAGGTACTGCCAAAGGAGCTGTCAGTGACGAAAACGGCAATTTTGAAATAGAGCGCGTACCTCACCGCGATTCGCTCATCGTGAGTTTTATCGGCTACCAAAGTGATACACTTTATATTCCTCCCCAACACAGTGAACGTATTGATATTTTATTGGCGGAGGCGAATAGTAGTTTAGATGAAGTTCAAATCCGTGCGCGGCGCGGCTCTACTTTTATTTCAACCCTCAAATCTATCAAAGCCGAAGAAATTACCACCGATGAACTGGCAAAAGCGGCCTGTTGTAATTTGAGCGAAAGTTTTGAAACCAACGCTTCGGTAGATGTCAATTATACCGATGCTATTACGGGCGCAAAAGAAATCCGTATGTTGGGTTTGGACGGTTCTTATGTGCAGATGTTGTCCGAAAATATGCCTTCGCTGCGCGGCTTGGCTAGCACTTACGGTTTGGAGTATGTGCCGGGTCCTTGGATGGAGAGTATTCAAATTTCAAAAGGAGTGGGGTCGGTAGTGAACGGCTACGAATCTATCACCGGACAAATCAATGTAGAATATAAAAAACCGCACGAAGCCGAAAAATTACTCGTCAATGTGTATGCCGGCGATGCCGGACGCTATGAGGCTTCTTTGAATTTCAGACACAAGCTGCCCCTCAAAGGCTTTGAATCGCTGTGGCTGCTGCACGGAAATATCCTCAATGCACACCACGACCGCAACGGCGATACTTTTTTGGATATGCCCCTGCGCCAACAGGCACAAATTTATCACCGCACCCATTTTCGCTTTAAAAAACAAGAAGGGCAGTTCGGTATCAAATATTTGCAGGAAACACGCAAAGGCGGACAGGTGGCTTTTCACGAGCACGACAGCCATTTGGGTGGCGAAAACCCGTATTACGGATTTCAAAATCAGGTGGAGCGCGGCGAAATTTACCTAAAAACGGGACGTATTTTTGAGAAACCCGCTACTTCTTTGGGCTTGCAACTGCAAGGTATTTATCACGACCAAAATGCGTTTTTCGGAAAAACGGATTACGATGCCGTTCAGAAAAGCTTTTACGGCAATTTGATTTATCAGACCATTTTGGGTACGAGCGACCATGTGTTCAAAACGGGGGCGAGTTTTATCAACGACCATTATCAGGAGCAAGTCGCCGACAGCCTCTTTTCGCGCCGCGAGCAAGTGCCGGGGGTCTTTGCCGAATACAACTATATCCGCGAACACAAATTCAGTTTTTTGGCGGGTTTGCGCTTAGACCATCACAATTTGTACGGATTTTTTGTAACGCCGCGCTTGCACGCCAAATATAATTTTTCGGAGTTATCTTCGCTGCGGGCATCGGTGGGGCGCGGATTCCGGCGTGCCAATCTTTTTGCCGAAAATTCTTTTTTATTTTTGAGCAGCCGCCCCTTTGCTCTGCGAAACGGCGAAGCATTAAAACCCGAAATTGCTTGGAACTACGGCATCAACTTTACACAAGTATTTCGCTTTGCGGAGCGCGAAGGCACTTTTACGGCTGATGCGTATCATACCAATTTTTTGCAACAAAGTATTGTAGATGCTTTTTCTGATCCTAATCGTATTTTGATATACAATTTGGAAGGAAAATCGTATTCCAATTACCTGCAAGCCCAGATAGATGCCGAACTGTTGCGCCGTTTAGATGTACGCCTCGCCGGAAAAATGGAAGAAGTGCGCATCACTTACGGCACTTTGAGCGATATACAATTGCCTTTAGTGCCTCGTTTTTCGGCTTTGTTGAATATTTCGTATAAAATGCCTTTGCGCAACTGGCATTTTAATGCTACGGCACAATATACCGGCAAACAAAATCTGGCGGTGGCTGCCGCTGATGGCAAAGTGCCGCAAAGCAAAGATTTTGTTACTTTCAATGCACAGATAAATTATCATATTAAATCGTGGGAAATTTATGTAGGTGGCGAAAATTTAGGCGATTTTCACCAAGCTAATCCCATTCGCGGCTATGAGCAGCCTTTTGAGGCGGGTTTTGATGCTTCTAATGTGTGGGGACCTATTTATGGTAGAATGTTGTATGTGGGTATGCGTTGGGGCATCGGTATAAAACCCGATGAACATTGA
- the pdxH gene encoding pyridoxamine 5'-phosphate oxidase, which yields MNQDLSHLRRDYGQYSLHEHEAATDPFEQFQHWYAAAADCKDIAEANAMILATADTAAQPSARVVLLKEYSKEGFVFYTNYHSRKGNEIAVNPKVALLFFWDALERQVRIEGVAHLKNDAAAEAYFQSRPLQSRLGAWASPQSTVIDGRNELELRYQEAVQHFVALGEEQQQPAAVIPKPPHWGGYRVEAHTFEFWQGRSSRLHDRLRYTLHQTTQTWNIQRLAP from the coding sequence ATGAACCAAGATCTCTCACATCTGCGCCGCGACTATGGGCAGTACAGCCTCCACGAACACGAAGCCGCCACCGACCCTTTTGAGCAATTTCAGCATTGGTATGCCGCCGCCGCCGACTGCAAAGATATTGCCGAAGCCAACGCCATGATACTCGCCACTGCCGACACTGCCGCACAACCTTCGGCACGTGTGGTGCTGCTCAAAGAATACAGCAAAGAGGGTTTTGTTTTTTATACCAACTACCACAGTCGCAAAGGCAATGAAATAGCCGTTAATCCGAAAGTGGCTTTGTTGTTTTTTTGGGACGCTTTGGAACGACAGGTACGCATAGAGGGTGTGGCGCACCTTAAAAACGATGCCGCCGCCGAAGCCTATTTTCAAAGTCGTCCCCTTCAAAGTCGTCTGGGAGCTTGGGCTTCGCCGCAGAGCACAGTTATTGATGGCAGAAATGAATTAGAACTACGCTATCAGGAGGCGGTGCAGCATTTTGTAGCATTGGGCGAAGAACAACAACAACCCGCCGCCGTCATTCCCAAACCGCCGCACTGGGGCGGCTATCGCGTGGAGGCGCATACTTTTGAATTTTGGCAAGGACGCAGCAGCCGCCTCCACGACCGTCTGCGCTATACGCTGCATCAAACCACCCAAACTTGGAACATACAGCGATTAGCTCCTTAA
- a CDS encoding IS1 family transposase produces MQKQFQFAYKYKGADPRIKRQVRCMTFNGSGIRDIQRVCGISIAGILLILRKWFRQIQEPIVQGHFKKVQIDEMWTFVKHRKQGKRWLWYAYDADSGQILAFYIGKRNNSACKALMRKLAHLQIDSYRTDDWKSYKKVHCSSKAYYRKG; encoded by the coding sequence GTGCAAAAACAATTTCAATTTGCCTACAAATACAAAGGAGCAGATCCTCGTATTAAACGGCAGGTTCGCTGTATGACCTTCAATGGCAGTGGTATCAGAGATATTCAAAGGGTCTGTGGAATAAGCATCGCGGGCATCTTATTGATCTTGCGCAAGTGGTTCAGACAAATACAAGAGCCTATTGTTCAAGGACATTTTAAGAAGGTCCAAATTGATGAAATGTGGACTTTTGTCAAACATCGCAAACAAGGCAAACGCTGGCTTTGGTATGCTTATGACGCAGATTCTGGTCAAATTTTAGCTTTTTACATCGGAAAACGCAATAATTCGGCTTGCAAAGCTCTGATGAGAAAACTCGCTCATTTACAAATTGATTCCTACCGAACCGATGATTGGAAGTCTTATAAAAAAGTACATTGCTCCTCAAAAGCATATTATCGCAAAGGCTAA
- a CDS encoding MATE family efflux transporter, with the protein MQLKGTYTDILKIAAPIMVFQFVQNIIGFTDTIFLGRVGVVELSACGITSIYYLIMVMIGYAVSRGAQIMIARFAGEEKPENIGAVFDTYIGVQFFLSLILFALLYWGSQYILPFFIQSPDILEAGLKFLEYRSFGIFFSTLGFVFLALYSGIGRTTMIVYVTLAMALSNMVLNYSLIFGAFGFPKMGIAGSGLASTIAEAIASIIGLLYAATDRHIRRFHVFKNIFTLNRPIFNELLMLSYPLVIQFLVGIGGWFLLFTFIENMGQTALGVSTIAKWVYTFWGIPTWGLASAVNSVVSNLIGQNKQKDALLSVRRAMLMGVAASLILGVLLLMFPAHINGIFTDDEQLIAGAGQLMPLLALTLLVCSMASTVFNGIIGVGATRASLLIEMIAIFIYLIYAYTAVNFYNVGLPYVWAAELIYWGLLFIGSQIYFMLWKRKQRLII; encoded by the coding sequence ATGCAACTAAAAGGTACTTATACCGATATATTAAAGATTGCAGCACCAATTATGGTGTTTCAATTTGTACAAAATATTATAGGCTTTACGGATACTATATTTTTGGGCAGAGTAGGGGTGGTGGAATTAAGTGCCTGCGGCATTACATCTATCTATTATTTAATTATGGTAATGATAGGGTATGCAGTGTCGAGGGGAGCACAAATTATGATAGCGCGTTTTGCCGGAGAGGAAAAACCCGAAAACATAGGTGCAGTATTTGATACGTATATCGGCGTACAGTTTTTTTTGAGTTTAATTCTGTTTGCGCTGCTGTATTGGGGGTCGCAGTATATTTTACCTTTCTTCATACAGTCACCCGATATTTTAGAAGCCGGTTTAAAATTTTTGGAATATCGCTCTTTCGGCATTTTTTTCAGCACTTTGGGTTTTGTGTTTTTGGCTTTGTATTCCGGTATCGGCAGAACCACCATGATTGTATATGTAACCTTGGCAATGGCATTGAGCAATATGGTACTTAATTACAGTTTGATATTCGGAGCTTTCGGTTTTCCAAAAATGGGCATTGCGGGTTCGGGTTTGGCTTCCACTATCGCCGAAGCTATCGCCTCCATCATCGGTTTGTTGTATGCTGCTACAGACAGGCATATCCGCCGTTTTCATGTGTTTAAAAATATTTTTACACTCAATCGCCCCATTTTTAACGAATTATTGATGCTGTCTTACCCTTTGGTCATACAATTTTTGGTGGGCATTGGCGGTTGGTTTTTGTTGTTTACTTTTATTGAAAATATGGGACAAACCGCCTTGGGCGTATCTACCATTGCCAAATGGGTTTATACTTTTTGGGGTATTCCCACCTGGGGCTTGGCATCGGCGGTAAATTCGGTAGTGAGCAACCTGATAGGGCAAAATAAACAGAAAGACGCATTGTTGTCGGTGCGGCGTGCTATGCTGATGGGGGTGGCGGCTTCTTTGATATTGGGAGTTTTGCTGTTGATGTTTCCGGCGCATATCAACGGCATTTTTACAGACGATGAACAACTCATCGCCGGAGCTGGTCAATTGATGCCCTTGCTCGCCCTTACCTTGTTGGTATGTTCTATGGCAAGCACTGTATTCAACGGTATTATCGGAGTGGGAGCTACACGCGCTTCGCTGCTGATAGAGATGATTGCTATTTTTATTTATCTCATATACGCTTACACCGCCGTTAACTTTTACAATGTGGGTTTGCCTTATGTGTGGGCAGCCGAATTAATTTATTGGGGCTTATTGTTTATAGGGTCTCAGATTTATTTTATGCTGTGGAAAAGAAAACAAAGATTGATAATATGA
- the hemB gene encoding porphobilinogen synthase: protein MKLVHRMRRLRTGTLSRELFAETRLSPSMLMYPFFVTAGNHIRHEIASMPGIAHLSIDNLLREVETCLSLGIRNILLFGVNEPKSEFAAAAQSAHSIVPEAVRALKKSFGDDLYIATDVCLCAYTTHGHCGVLEHGLIVNDASLPLLATMALRHAEAGADMVAPSDMMDGRVGAIRNALDEAAFEHTALMSYSVKFASSYYGPFREAANSAPQQGNRKSYQMDIRNAREALRAAALDEQEGADMLMVKPALAFLDIIKSVRQTSLLPLACYNVSGEYAMVKAAAQNGWLDEAAVVRENLYAFARAGADLIITYHAKDALQYNWID from the coding sequence ATGAAATTAGTTCATCGTATGCGGCGGTTGCGTACTGGCACACTGAGCCGCGAATTATTTGCTGAAACGCGCCTGTCGCCTTCTATGTTGATGTATCCCTTTTTTGTTACTGCAGGCAACCATATCCGGCACGAAATTGCTTCCATGCCGGGTATCGCTCATTTGTCGATAGATAATTTGTTGCGCGAAGTGGAAACCTGTCTGTCTTTGGGTATCAGAAATATTTTATTGTTTGGAGTAAATGAACCGAAGAGCGAATTTGCCGCCGCCGCCCAAAGTGCGCACAGTATTGTACCGGAGGCGGTACGCGCGCTCAAAAAATCTTTCGGTGATGATTTGTATATAGCCACCGATGTGTGCTTATGCGCCTATACCACACACGGACACTGCGGCGTATTGGAGCACGGACTTATTGTTAATGATGCCTCTTTGCCTTTGCTGGCAACAATGGCACTGCGCCACGCCGAAGCCGGAGCCGATATGGTGGCTCCTTCGGATATGATGGACGGCAGGGTAGGAGCTATACGCAATGCCTTAGATGAGGCGGCTTTTGAGCATACCGCACTAATGTCGTATTCCGTAAAATTTGCTTCTTCGTATTATGGTCCTTTCCGCGAAGCCGCCAACTCTGCACCGCAGCAGGGCAACCGCAAAAGCTACCAGATGGATATTCGCAATGCCCGCGAAGCCCTCCGCGCAGCCGCCCTCGATGAGCAGGAAGGAGCTGATATGCTGATGGTAAAACCGGCTTTGGCGTTTCTTGATATTATCAAAAGTGTGCGCCAAACTTCATTGCTGCCTTTGGCGTGCTACAATGTGTCGGGCGAGTATGCTATGGTAAAAGCCGCCGCCCAAAACGGCTGGCTCGACGAAGCCGCCGTAGTACGCGAAAACCTCTATGCTTTTGCCCGCGCCGGTGCTGATCTCATCATCACCTATCATGCCAAAGATGCCCTCCAATATAATTGGATAGATTGA
- a CDS encoding DUF3822 family protein — protein MKKSKLCIFISDYILAYAVCDMQDCVQRLKSYPLYGSSYLHDFGKLKDILDKDELLSSAYRFDDVSIALSGLLNTFVPHEFFDGSDLRQYFDFNLAPQHNVQLRCDEIRGFDYFNIYAIDHALTEVLDRSFEDYTLKHAQSVLLSSVLKDYLQPSARFSSRLIIHRESNHLDIFWLQAGKLQFINRFVYQSAEDFLYYVLSVIFGKRPSRYTYCPEMALIPQQKFYNLFSV, from the coding sequence TTGAAGAAGAGTAAATTATGTATTTTTATTTCTGATTATATTCTTGCTTATGCCGTATGCGATATGCAAGATTGTGTGCAACGTCTTAAATCCTATCCTTTGTATGGCAGCTCTTATTTACACGATTTCGGCAAGCTCAAAGATATATTAGACAAAGATGAACTTCTCAGTTCGGCGTATCGCTTTGATGATGTATCGATTGCGCTGTCGGGTTTGTTGAATACTTTTGTACCGCACGAATTTTTTGACGGCAGCGATTTGCGCCAATACTTTGATTTTAATCTCGCCCCGCAACACAACGTACAACTGCGTTGCGATGAAATTCGCGGTTTTGACTATTTCAACATCTACGCTATTGACCACGCACTGACGGAGGTTTTAGACCGTTCTTTTGAAGATTATACGCTCAAACACGCTCAATCGGTGCTCTTGTCTTCGGTGCTGAAAGATTATTTGCAGCCTTCTGCACGTTTTTCATCTCGCCTTATCATACACCGCGAAAGCAACCATTTAGATATTTTTTGGCTGCAAGCGGGCAAACTGCAATTTATCAATCGGTTTGTTTATCAAAGTGCCGAAGATTTTTTGTATTATGTGCTGAGTGTGATTTTTGGCAAACGCCCTTCGCGCTATACTTATTGCCCTGAAATGGCTTTAATTCCTCAGCAGAAATTCTACAACCTGTTTTCTGTATAA
- a CDS encoding MBL fold metallo-hydrolase: MLQVHYFTFNDFRENTYLVWDDSLACLIIDPGCSTAAERKELSNFIAAQQLQPCRLLNTHCHIDHIFGNAYIADRYGLGLEIHEGEVPILQGAKAYTQMWGMHYEESPQPQRFISEKDEISFGNGSVLKILFTPGHSPASICFYSAASQFVIGGDVLFEGSIGRTDLPGGNYNTLIRSIKTQLLTLPDHVKVYAGHGDPTTIGTERRFNPFLKE, encoded by the coding sequence GTGCTTCAAGTACATTATTTCACGTTCAACGATTTTCGGGAAAACACCTATTTGGTGTGGGACGACAGCCTCGCCTGCCTCATCATTGACCCGGGTTGCAGCACTGCCGCCGAGCGCAAAGAACTCAGCAATTTTATCGCCGCCCAACAACTACAGCCCTGCCGCTTGCTCAATACCCACTGCCACATTGACCATATTTTCGGCAATGCCTACATCGCCGACCGCTATGGTTTGGGCTTGGAAATACACGAAGGCGAAGTACCGATTTTGCAAGGGGCAAAAGCCTATACGCAAATGTGGGGTATGCACTATGAAGAGTCGCCGCAGCCGCAGCGTTTCATTTCTGAAAAAGACGAAATCAGCTTTGGCAATGGCAGTGTCCTGAAAATCCTCTTTACACCCGGACACTCTCCGGCGAGCATTTGTTTTTACAGTGCCGCCTCGCAATTTGTCATCGGCGGCGATGTATTGTTTGAGGGCAGTATCGGGCGCACCGACCTCCCTGGCGGCAACTACAATACACTTATTCGCAGCATTAAAACACAATTGCTCACGCTACCCGACCATGTAAAAGTATATGCCGGTCACGGCGATCCCACCACCATCGGCACAGAACGCCGTTTTAATCCTTTTTTGAAAGAATAA
- a CDS encoding CPBP family intramembrane metalloprotease: MKPDRNTLFWLSCLTLFGFGIAGLLGVHWFQDTPLRQVLLGGSIWYRQLLWGAVVGGAGALLVTLLVRLKPFQSIHQLFEDVLDIRGIDMHDVVFYSFCAAIGEELFFRAGLQMHLGNLLTSTIFVMLHGYLNPKNWQLSIFGFILIALSCAFGYLFTVQGFFAAVAAHFVYDVLVFSYLIFLTPKPQPN; encoded by the coding sequence GTGAAACCCGACAGAAATACTTTATTTTGGCTCAGTTGCCTCACTTTATTCGGCTTTGGCATTGCGGGCTTACTCGGTGTGCATTGGTTTCAGGATACGCCTTTGCGTCAGGTGCTGCTCGGCGGCAGTATATGGTATCGTCAGTTGCTGTGGGGAGCAGTGGTAGGCGGTGCGGGCGCACTGTTGGTTACGTTGCTCGTGCGCCTAAAACCTTTTCAAAGCATCCATCAATTATTTGAAGATGTATTGGATATTCGCGGTATTGATATGCACGATGTTGTTTTTTATTCATTTTGTGCTGCTATCGGCGAAGAGTTGTTTTTCAGGGCGGGATTGCAAATGCACTTGGGCAATCTGCTCACCTCTACTATTTTTGTAATGCTGCACGGCTATCTCAACCCCAAAAACTGGCAATTGAGTATTTTTGGTTTTATCCTCATTGCATTAAGCTGCGCTTTTGGTTATTTATTCACCGTTCAAGGTTTTTTTGCTGCCGTTGCCGCCCATTTTGTGTATGATGTGCTGGTGTTCAGCTATTTGATATTCCTCACACCAAAGCCGCAACCGAACTAA
- a CDS encoding nicotinamide mononucleotide transporter, translating into MFETLWQQIVQSSALEAIAVIFGLLSVYFSGRNHIAVYPTGIVNVLLYVYICFNSKLYADMGIQMYYFVMSVYGWIHWNQVQQNEQSGIMHNSSRENLRDAGLFFLFFGLIYALLRHYTDSDVPFWDSLTTAIFLVAMYLMARKKIEHWLWWIAGDIMVIPLFIYKGLVLTAFQYVVFTALAIYGFWQWKQQIASPRKK; encoded by the coding sequence ATGTTTGAAACGCTATGGCAACAAATCGTACAAAGCTCCGCTTTGGAAGCAATAGCGGTAATTTTCGGTTTGTTGAGCGTATATTTTTCAGGACGCAACCATATCGCCGTTTATCCTACGGGTATTGTGAATGTATTGTTGTATGTATATATCTGCTTCAATAGTAAATTGTATGCGGATATGGGTATTCAAATGTATTATTTTGTGATGAGCGTATATGGCTGGATACACTGGAATCAAGTGCAGCAAAATGAGCAAAGCGGAATTATGCACAACAGCTCCCGCGAAAATCTGCGCGATGCGGGCTTATTTTTTTTGTTTTTTGGGTTAATTTATGCCCTACTTCGCCACTACACCGACAGCGATGTACCTTTTTGGGATAGCCTCACGACCGCCATTTTTTTGGTAGCGATGTATTTGATGGCACGCAAAAAAATAGAACACTGGCTTTGGTGGATAGCAGGAGATATAATGGTAATTCCTTTGTTTATATATAAAGGTTTAGTGCTTACGGCATTTCAATATGTAGTATTTACAGCATTGGCAATCTATGGATTTTGGCAATGGAAGCAGCAAATAGCAAGTCCCCGAAAAAAATAA
- a CDS encoding ATP-binding protein yields MEAANSKSPKKIIITGAESSGKSTLAAALAAHFGVPQVPEYARIFFEQRNSTDYCENDLLQIAQGQTNLEAQIAATFPEAPFIICDTDLITIKIWSDDKYGHCHPWIEEQLHSDPQNLYLLCVPDLPWHYDPLRENPHNHSEIYALYEAHLQSRHLNYVRISGSGNTRTTAAIRAVEQQLQLWQK; encoded by the coding sequence ATGGAAGCAGCAAATAGCAAGTCCCCGAAAAAAATAATTATAACAGGTGCGGAGTCTTCGGGCAAAAGCACTCTAGCAGCAGCGTTGGCGGCGCATTTCGGTGTGCCGCAAGTGCCGGAATATGCGCGTATTTTTTTTGAACAGCGGAACAGCACCGACTACTGCGAAAACGACTTATTGCAAATAGCCCAAGGGCAAACAAATTTGGAGGCACAAATCGCAGCAACATTTCCAGAAGCCCCATTTATTATTTGCGATACCGACTTAATCACCATAAAAATCTGGAGCGATGATAAATACGGGCATTGCCACCCGTGGATAGAAGAACAACTACATTCCGACCCCCAGAATTTGTATTTGCTCTGTGTGCCCGACCTGCCTTGGCACTACGACCCCCTGCGCGAAAACCCACACAATCATTCCGAAATTTATGCTTTGTACGAAGCGCACCTGCAAAGCCGCCATCTCAACTATGTACGCATCAGCGGCAGCGGCAACACACGAACCACCGCCGCTATCCGTGCCGTAGAGCAGCAATTACAACTTTGGCAAAAATGA